A stretch of the Pseudomonas sp. ACM7 genome encodes the following:
- the mrcB gene encoding penicillin-binding protein 1B, with protein MTRTRSPRTPKKPPSKGLRPWLGWALKLSLVGLVVLAGFAVYLDAIVQEKFSGKRWTIPAKVYARPLELFVGQKLSKDDFLTELDALGYRRESVSNGPGAAAVSGNTVDLNTRGFQFYEGMEQAQPVRVRFSGDYVAELSATNGSKLSVVRLEPLLIGGIYPKNLEDRILIKIDQVPPYLLETLVAVEDRDFYSHWGVSPKSIARAIYVNTSGGKMTQGGSTLTQQLVKNFYLTSERSLTRKLTEAMMAMLLELHYDKRDILEAYLNEVFVGQDGQRAVHGFGLASQFFFGQPLSELKLHQVAMLVGMVKGPSYYNPRRNPERALERRNLVLDVLEQQGVATVDQVAAAKKMPLGVTTRGKLADSSFPGFLDLVKRQLREDYRDEDLTEEGLRIFTSFDPILQMKAEASVNDTFKRLSGRKGSDEVEAAMVVTNPETGEVQAMIGSRQASFAGFNRALDAVRPIGSLIKPAVYLTALEKPSQYTLTSWLSDDSFSIKGADGQVWKPQNYDRRSHGTVFLYQGLAHSYNLSTARLGLAVGVPNVLKTLARLGVSREFPAFPSMLLGAGGLTPIEVATMYQTLANGGFNTPMRGIRSVLTAEGEPLKRYPFQIQQRFDPASIYLIQSAMQRVMREGTGSSVYNVLPKTLTLAGKTGTSNDSRDSWFAGFSQDLLAVVWLGRDDNGKTPFTGATGALQVWTSFMRKADPLPLDMPQPDNIVQAWVDSRTGQGSDANCPGAVQMPYIRGSEPPPGAACGGESPVSGETVMDWVKGWMN; from the coding sequence ATGACTCGTACTCGATCCCCCCGCACCCCCAAAAAACCACCTTCCAAGGGCCTGCGCCCCTGGCTGGGCTGGGCCCTTAAACTCAGTCTGGTCGGCCTTGTGGTGCTGGCCGGGTTCGCGGTTTACCTCGACGCGATCGTCCAGGAGAAGTTCTCCGGCAAGCGCTGGACCATTCCGGCCAAGGTGTACGCGCGCCCGCTGGAGCTGTTCGTCGGACAAAAGCTCAGCAAGGACGATTTTCTGACCGAACTCGATGCCTTGGGCTATCGACGCGAAAGCGTGAGCAATGGACCCGGCGCGGCGGCGGTCAGCGGCAATACCGTCGACTTGAATACCCGTGGCTTCCAGTTCTATGAAGGCATGGAGCAAGCGCAACCAGTACGGGTGCGTTTCTCTGGCGACTACGTGGCCGAACTTTCGGCGACCAACGGTTCGAAACTCTCAGTGGTGCGATTGGAACCGCTACTGATTGGCGGGATTTACCCGAAAAATCTCGAAGATCGCATTTTGATCAAAATTGATCAGGTCCCGCCGTATCTCCTGGAAACGCTGGTCGCTGTGGAAGACCGGGATTTCTACAGCCACTGGGGCGTGTCGCCCAAGTCGATTGCCCGAGCCATCTATGTCAACACCTCTGGCGGCAAGATGACCCAGGGCGGCAGTACGCTGACGCAACAACTGGTCAAGAACTTCTACCTGACCAGCGAACGCAGCCTGACCCGTAAACTCACCGAAGCCATGATGGCGATGTTGCTTGAGCTGCATTACGACAAACGAGACATTCTTGAGGCTTACCTCAATGAGGTGTTCGTCGGTCAGGATGGCCAGCGCGCGGTGCACGGTTTCGGCTTGGCAAGCCAGTTTTTCTTCGGGCAGCCGTTGTCTGAACTGAAGCTGCATCAAGTCGCGATGCTGGTGGGCATGGTCAAGGGGCCGTCCTATTACAACCCTCGTCGCAACCCTGAACGGGCGCTTGAACGGCGCAATCTCGTGCTCGATGTACTTGAGCAACAAGGTGTTGCCACCGTCGATCAGGTCGCTGCTGCGAAGAAAATGCCACTGGGTGTGACGACTCGCGGCAAGCTGGCTGACAGCTCGTTCCCGGGTTTCCTCGATCTGGTCAAGCGTCAGCTGCGCGAAGACTATCGCGACGAAGACTTGACCGAAGAAGGTCTGCGGATCTTCACCAGTTTCGACCCGATCCTGCAAATGAAAGCCGAAGCGTCGGTCAACGACACCTTCAAGAGACTCTCCGGGCGCAAGGGTTCCGATGAGGTTGAAGCGGCCATGGTCGTGACCAACCCGGAAACCGGTGAAGTCCAGGCCATGATCGGCAGCCGCCAGGCGAGTTTTGCCGGCTTCAACCGTGCGCTGGATGCTGTACGACCGATCGGCTCTTTGATCAAGCCGGCGGTTTATCTGACAGCCCTTGAGAAGCCGAGCCAGTACACATTGACCAGTTGGCTGTCGGACGATTCCTTCTCGATCAAAGGCGCGGACGGTCAAGTCTGGAAACCGCAGAACTACGATCGCCGTTCCCATGGCACCGTATTTCTGTATCAGGGCCTGGCGCACTCCTACAACCTGTCGACCGCGCGTCTCGGGTTGGCGGTGGGCGTACCGAATGTCTTGAAGACCCTGGCACGTCTCGGTGTGAGTCGCGAGTTCCCGGCGTTCCCGTCGATGTTGCTGGGCGCTGGCGGTCTGACCCCGATCGAAGTGGCGACGATGTACCAGACCCTGGCCAACGGTGGTTTCAATACTCCGATGCGCGGGATCCGTAGCGTATTGACCGCTGAAGGCGAACCGCTCAAGCGTTATCCGTTCCAGATTCAGCAGCGTTTTGATCCGGCCTCCATTTACCTGATCCAGAGCGCCATGCAGCGGGTCATGCGTGAAGGTACCGGTAGTTCGGTTTACAACGTGTTGCCGAAAACCCTGACCCTGGCCGGTAAGACCGGCACCAGTAACGATTCGCGGGACAGCTGGTTTGCCGGTTTCAGCCAGGACCTGCTGGCCGTGGTCTGGCTGGGTCGCGATGACAACGGCAAAACTCCGTTCACCGGCGCCACCGGTGCGCTGCAGGTCTGGACCAGTTTCATGCGCAAGGCCGATCCGTTGCCGCTGGACATGCCGCAGCCAGACAACATTGTTCAGGCCTGGGTCGATTCGCGTACCGGACAAGGCTCTGATGCCAACTGCCCAGGCGCGGTGCAGATGCCGTATATTCGCGGCAGCGAACCGCCTCCCGGTGCCGCTTGCGGTGGCGAAAGCCCTGTTTCCGGCGAAACGGTGATGGATTGGGTCAAGGGCTGGATGAATTAA
- a CDS encoding M48 family metallopeptidase, producing MNKWLIPAVTAVALLSGCSSVQRGSIPVVDSGSAVSNSERVSANGGFRQTTTKRPAQAQTQAIPQGDTGVVVMVPGGGAVTSAPISTAPITPGPITPGPIDTSPVQSAPVNQGSYSMPSTPSGIPSASSGGLSADEQLDGPVLALLTTAQQQQASGDLNGASSSLERAQRVAPREPQVLYRLAQVRMAQGDAPQAEQFARRGLTFSNGRPALQASLWGLIAQAREKQGDSAGAALARQKAKVSL from the coding sequence GTGAACAAGTGGTTGATTCCAGCGGTTACCGCCGTGGCTTTGCTCAGCGGTTGCTCCTCCGTACAACGCGGGTCGATTCCGGTTGTGGATTCCGGTAGCGCCGTTTCGAACAGTGAACGGGTTTCGGCGAATGGCGGTTTCCGTCAAACGACGACTAAACGTCCTGCGCAAGCCCAGACTCAGGCAATCCCGCAAGGTGATACCGGCGTCGTCGTGATGGTGCCAGGTGGTGGCGCTGTGACGTCGGCACCGATCAGCACTGCGCCGATCACACCAGGCCCGATCACCCCGGGGCCGATCGATACCTCGCCGGTCCAGTCGGCACCGGTCAATCAAGGCAGCTACAGCATGCCGTCGACGCCGAGCGGGATTCCTTCGGCAAGCTCCGGTGGCTTGTCTGCCGACGAGCAATTGGACGGTCCGGTTCTGGCCTTGCTGACCACCGCTCAGCAGCAACAGGCGAGCGGTGATCTCAACGGTGCTTCCTCCAGCCTCGAGCGCGCCCAGCGTGTTGCGCCGCGTGAGCCGCAAGTGCTTTATCGTCTGGCTCAGGTGCGTATGGCCCAAGGCGATGCGCCACAAGCCGAGCAGTTTGCTCGTCGTGGCCTGACCTTCTCCAACGGTCGTCCGGCACTTCAGGCCAGCCTGTGGGGATTGATCGCTCAGGCGCGTGAGAAACAGGGTGATTCTGCTGGCGCAGCATTGGCCCGTCAGAAGGCCAAGGTATCGCTGTGA
- a CDS encoding YqcC family protein: protein MDARFPKIAEQLLLIECELRVQGWWDEVSPSAEALSSVEPFSVDTLDFEQWLQWIFLPRMKVILEQDLPLPNASGIQEMAEMVFAARNVQGKDRQLQVLLKEFDLLITASR from the coding sequence ATGGATGCACGCTTTCCGAAGATTGCCGAACAGTTGCTATTGATCGAGTGCGAGCTGCGGGTTCAGGGTTGGTGGGACGAGGTCTCGCCCTCCGCCGAAGCGCTTTCCAGTGTCGAACCATTCTCTGTCGATACGCTGGATTTCGAGCAGTGGCTGCAATGGATCTTCCTTCCGCGGATGAAGGTGATCCTCGAGCAGGATCTGCCCTTGCCAAACGCTTCGGGAATTCAGGAGATGGCCGAAATGGTCTTCGCCGCCCGTAATGTCCAGGGCAAGGACCGGCAGTTGCAGGTGCTGCTCAAAGAGTTTGATCTTCTGATCACCGCCTCTCGCTAA
- a CDS encoding DUF4124 domain-containing protein, producing the protein MRTFFLTASLLIGISPLCMAAQIYKWVDAQGVTHFDAQPPQGREATTVVTPSSPASNQPPPPRSGTIGDQQAIDNKVKKQVTEQQAQLKAFCEQARTNLAQLQNNPRIREDVEGEMRRLTDQQRQERISEAQKQIADNCQ; encoded by the coding sequence ATGCGAACGTTTTTCCTGACCGCCAGCCTGCTGATTGGCATCAGCCCTTTGTGCATGGCCGCTCAGATCTACAAATGGGTCGACGCCCAGGGCGTTACCCACTTCGACGCCCAGCCGCCCCAAGGCCGGGAAGCCACCACCGTGGTCACGCCCTCCTCGCCTGCAAGCAACCAGCCCCCGCCACCACGCAGCGGCACCATTGGTGATCAACAGGCTATCGACAATAAAGTTAAAAAGCAGGTGACCGAGCAGCAAGCCCAGCTAAAGGCATTCTGCGAACAGGCGCGGACGAACCTGGCTCAGCTGCAGAACAATCCGCGAATACGGGAGGATGTCGAAGGTGAGATGCGCCGCCTGACCGACCAGCAGCGGCAGGAGCGCATTAGCGAAGCACAGAAACAGATTGCGGATAATTGCCAATAA